The proteins below come from a single Aspergillus oryzae RIB40 DNA, chromosome 5 genomic window:
- a CDS encoding FAD-dependent oxidoreductase (predicted protein) yields MVAPATHDEVAKVFHNWSPPIRDLIAKFPEKLMKWGIFDMADHPAPTYASGRVAILGDAAHASTPFLGAGGAMGIEDALAMASAMQIVRDAETSAATIPAALQAFSAVRLERSQWLVQSSREMGAIFQCRDPSAGSDGNRWRVEAEQRTKKIWEFDVDGMVEQIRLEFEQRMAKAAHHLKEFMSCPAE; encoded by the exons ATGGTCGCACCAGCCACCCACGACGAAGTAGCCAAGGTGTTCCATAACTGGAGCCCGCCGATCCGCGATCTCATCGCCAAGTTCCCGGAGAAGCTCATGAAGTGGGGCATCTTTGACATGGCGGATCACCCGGCGCCAACGTATGCCAGCGGTCGTGTCGCTATCCTGGGTGATGCTGCTCATGCTAGCACGCCGTTCCTGGGAGCTGGGGGGGCAATGGGTATTGAGGATGCGTTGGCGATGGCGTCCGCGATGCAGATTGTTAGGGATGCGGAGACCAGTGCTGCGACTATTCCGGCGGCGCTGCAGGCGTTCAGTGCGGTGCGGCTCGAAAGGTCCCAGTGGTTGGTGCAGAGCTCGCGGGAGATGGGTGCCATCTTTCAGTGTCGGGATCCTTCCGCTGGCAGTGATGGCAACCGGTGGAGGGTGGAGGCTGAGCAGcggacgaagaagatctgggagTTTGATGTCGATGGTATGGTTGAGCAGATCCGATTGGAGTTTGAGCAACGGATGGCGAAAGCGGC TCACCACCTCAAAGAGTTTATGTCTTGTCCTGCAGAGTAG
- a CDS encoding fatty acid desaturase (delta 6-fatty acid desaturase/delta-8 sphingolipid desaturase) encodes MVPAMSRKNRVWSRREIEGLIADGRKIIILGDQVLKVDTWIPYHPGGNKSILHMVGRDATDEITALHSKEAQAHMQKYVIGTINGRWENFLPPIQGGIFRPLASKGVDDETLDAEEDISSSGKSTPPSPVFDPVEKGDGVRRRRTGTETPISRASSVYSSELELAPFGSAEASIAHAISSDLSKYPRLDQKSQDEVVTKYRQLDAKLQSEGLYDCPYSSYAVEFIRYSVLCVLFLTSLHYSYYALSGLFLGLLWHLLAFTVHDAGHLSITHGFHTDSCIGIFVADFLGGLSVGWWKRNHNVHHIATNSPEHDPDIQHMPFFAISSRFFTSLRSTYYDRDMNLDAAARFFIKYQHYLYYPILLFGRFNLYRLAWSYLLDPAQAPRKGSAWWHRYLEMAGQVFFWYWYGYRTLYLSIPTWSSRITFLLISHMVTAPLHVQLTLSHFAMSSADVGVHESFAQKMVRTTMDVDCPSWLDFIHGGLNFQVVHHLFPRLPRHNLRRAQPYVKEFCQDVGMPYVIFGFTRGNKEVISRLGEVAEQLRVLEECRKVAARDLVEGRHGH; translated from the coding sequence ATGGTGCCGGCGATGTCACGCAAAAACCGAGTGTGGTCGCGGAGAGAAATCGAGGGATTGATAGCAGACGGGCGAAAGATAATCATATTGGGAGATCAGGTGCTGAAGGTCGACACGTGGATCCCATATCACCCAGGCGGGAATAAATCAATCTTGCACATGGTCGGTCGGGATGCCACAGACGAAATAACAGCTTTGCACTCAAAGGAAGCTCAGGCACATATGCAGAAATATGTGATAGGCACAATCAATGGACGATGGGAGAACTTTCTGCCTCCGATCCAGGGAGGAATATTCAGACCCCTAGCATCGAAGGGCGTCGACGACGAAACGCTcgatgccgaagaagatatcAGCTCATCTGGAAAATCGACACCACCGTCACCAGTCTTCGATCCGGTAGAGAAAGGAGATGGAGTTCGTCGGAGGCGTACAGGCACTGAAACGCCCATTTCCCGAGCTTCATCCGTATACTCATCAGAGCTGGAGTTGGCGCCATTCGGATCTGCAGAAGCATCAATAGCCCACGCGATATCATCAGATCTTTCAAAATATCCTCGTCTTGATCAAAAGTCACAAGACGAAGTCGTCACAAAGTACCGCCAGCTCGATGCAAAGCTGCAATCCGAAGGACTCTACGATTGCCCATATAGCTCCTACGCTGTTGAATTCATCCGATACTCTGTCCTTTGCGTTCTGTTCTTGACATCTCTTCACTATTCCTATTACGCTTTGTCAGGCCTTTTCCTCGGGCTACTCTGGCATCTGCTTGCATTCACTGTTCACGACGCCGGTCACCTAAGCATAACCCATGGATTCCATACAGACAGCTGCATCGGGATCTTCGTCGCAGatttccttggtggtctctCGGTCGGCTGGTGGAAGCGGAATCACAATGTGCATCACATCGCAACCAACTCGCCCGAGCACGATCCGGACATCCAGCACATGCCATTTTTTGCAATCTCTTCTCGATTCTTTACTTCCCTGCGCTCGACCTACTACGACCGTGATATGAACCTCGACGCTGCAGCACGATTTTTTATCAAGTACCAGCATTACCTCTACTATCCCATACTTTTATTCGGTCGTTTCAACCTGTACCGCCTAGCATGGTCATACCTACTCGATCCGGCGCAAGCGCCCCGGAAAGGGTCGGCATGGTGGCATCGCTACCTGGAAATGGCCGGCCAGGTGTTTTTCTGGTACTGGTATGGCTACCGGACGCTATACCTGTCGATCCCAACGTGGTCATCCCGCATCACGTTTCTGCTCATCTCGCATATGGTCACTGCCCCGTTGCACGTCCAACTCACCCTCAGTCACTTCGCCATGTCGAGCGCCGATGTAGGCGTCCACGAGTCATTTGCACAGAAGATGGTGCGGACGACAATGGACGTCGATTGCCCGTCCTGGTTGGACTTTATCCATGGCGGTCTCAATTTCCAAGTCGTGCACCATTTGTTCCCTCGCCTCCCGAGACATAACTTGCGTCGCGCGCAGCCGTACGTCAAGGAGTTCTGCCAGGACGTCGGAATGCCGTACGTCATTTTTGGTTTCACGCGGGGAAACAAGGAAGTCATTAGCAGACTTGGCGAGGTTGCTGAGCAATTGAGGGTGTTGGAAGAATGCCGAAAGGTTGCTGCGAGGGATTTAGTCGAAGGTCGCCACGGCCATTGA
- a CDS encoding FAD-dependent oxidoreductase (predicted protein) — MPHSDTPPTSNSTGGKAPNVAIVGGGLIGVMLGLGLSHRNIPFTIYERASDWHEIGAGVALTSVAQSSMQRLHPEVLPALHRVAKANHFGFWDGFTPSTKEAAQASEALHFLLDVPGTDYWCCMRSQFLRELVALLPKGSTRFNKELESYVDDPSREQVLLRFTDGTTAEADTLLGADGIHSRTRQLLLGDDNPAAHASFTHQVGYRTVLPISESIEVLGEAKGGSDFCIHTGPNAYVPSYPTEQRKS, encoded by the exons ATGCCTCACTCAGATACTcccccaacctccaactccACGGGTGGTAAAGCTCCTAATGTTGCTATCGTCGGCGGCGGCCTAATCGGCGTGATGCTGGGTCTCGGCCTCTCACACCGCAACATCCCCTTCACAATCTATGAGCGCGCCTCGGACTGGCATGAGATTGGCGCCGGCGTGGCTCTGACCAGCGTCGCGCAGAGCAGCATGCAGCGACTTCATCCGGAGGTCCTCCCTGCGCTCCACCGAGTCGCCAAAGCCAATCATTTCGGCTTCTGGGACGGCTTCACTCCTTCGACCAAGGAGGCCGCTCAGGCCTCTGAGGCTCTGCATTTCCTGCTTGATGTGCCCGGGACTGACTATTGGTGCTGCATGAGATCCCAGTTCCTCCGCGAGCTGGTCGCTCTACTGCCCAAGGGATCGACCCGTTTCAACAAGGAACTCGAAAGTTATGTAGATGATCCGAGCCGTGAACAGGTTCTATTGCGCTTTACCGATGGAACCACTGCCGAAGCAGATACTT TACTCGGCGCTGATGGCATTCATTCACGGACTCGTCAGCTCCTTCTGGGAGATGATAACCCGGCCGCACACGCCAGTTTCACTCATCAAGTGGGCTATCGCACCGTGCTCCCTATCTCCGAATCGATAGAGGTCTTGGGCGAGGCCAAAGGCGGTAGTGACTTTTGCATCCATACTGGTCCCAACGCCTACGTCCCTTCCTATCCC ACGGAACAGAGAAAGTCCTGA
- a CDS encoding uncharacterized protein (predicted protein) — protein MDARNQEYHKNTLHLPRILCLHGGGSNARIFKTQCRVISQRLEPYFRFAYAEAPFDSGPGPDVLSVYAEYGPFVRWFPDPEHNIDGRAAIKAINNSVKTAMDEDDRSGATGPWVGLLGFSQGAKLAASLMFRQQVRAEKLGRAQAGSDWKFAVVMAGRAPIVNLDPDVFRSSMLSNTSQIDLSGLPDVDDLMGEEHVLKLPTIHVHGLADPGLYFHRELLDDYCSIDSVRVLEWDGAHRVPVKSADVNPLIDQILRLAKEIGAL, from the coding sequence ATGGACGCAAGAAACCAGGAATACCACAAGAACACACTTCACCTCCCACGTATTCTCTGTCTACACGGTGGTGGAAGCAACGCACGCATTTTCAAGACGCAATGCCGCGTGATTTCGCAAAGGCTCGAGCCATACTTCCGATTTGCCTATGCCGAAGCGCCGTTTGATTCGGGGCCCGGGCCGGACGTCCTCTCGGTTTACGCTGAGTATGGTCCGTTTGTACGATGGTTCCCGGACCCGGAGCACAATATCGATGGTAGAGCCGCAATTAAAGCCATCAACAATTCGGTCAAGACTGCcatggacgaggacgatCGATCAGGTGCAACAGGTCCATGGGTGGGATTGCTGGGTTTCAGTCAAGGCGCAAAGCTGGCTGCGAGCTTGATGTTCCGACAACAAGTTCGAGCCGAGAAACTAGGACGGGCGCAAGCTGGGTCGGACTGGAAGTTCGCCGTGGTGATGGCCGGACGAGCGCCGATAGTAAACCTTGATCCGGATGTTTTCAGGTCTTCGATGTTGAGCAACACGTCACAGATTGATTTGTCAGGGCTCCCGGACGTAGACGACCTCATGGGAGAGGAACACGTCCTCAAATTACCCACCATACATGTCCATGGGTTGGCAGATCCAGGTCTTTACTTTCACCGGGAGCTTCTCGACGACTACTGTAGCATCGACAGCGTTCGGGTTCTGGAGTGGGATGGCGCACATCGGGTGCCGGTAAAAAGTGCCGATGTCAATCCTCTCATTGATCAGATTCTGAGGCTGGCAAAAGAGATTGGGGCGCTATGA